From one Lolium rigidum isolate FL_2022 chromosome 4, APGP_CSIRO_Lrig_0.1, whole genome shotgun sequence genomic stretch:
- the LOC124707927 gene encoding BTB/POZ and MATH domain-containing protein 2-like yields the protein MSEVCNLSAAIVAGSEESSYVIKVDGYSSIKERIKHGEYVKSIPFTVGGHNWIVRYYPNGCPAENLPNSISVFLVLDSVMAKDVKAKVRFSLLDKDGEAVASHSRTTDENIFPTKDSTWGVRDFIKKADLESSVHLRDDSFSIRCDVTVVRRIHKGSRSVWVPPSDLHLHLGDLLKSADGVDVTFHVGGQTFSAHRSVLAARSSVFRAELFGAMKENAGGPIEISDMESDVFKSLLHFIYTDSLLVHETTPGGDAQSNGAMAGHLLVAADRYNIERLKLICEERLCDLIDNDIVATTLALAEQHGFHRIKQSCFEFLASPSNLEAMMASDGYEHLKRSCPSVLKELAASFLPAELKAVKDIIMTV from the coding sequence ATGTCAGAGGTCTGCAATCTTTCTGCTGCCATTGTAGCTGGATCTGAGGAAAGTTCGTATGTGATCAAGGTAGATGGGTACTCAAGTATCAAGGAGCGAATCAAGCATGGCGAGTACGTGAAATCTATCCCATTTACAGTCGGAGGTCACAACTGGATTGTGAGGTATTACCCGAACGGTTGCCCCGCTGAAAATCTTCCCAATTCTATATCTGTTTTTCTTGTTCTTGATTCAGTCATGGCCAAGGATGTGAAAGCGAAAGTTAGATTTAGCCTACTCGACAAGGATGGGGAAGCAGTGGCGTCACACAGCCGTACCACAGATGAAAACATCTTCCCTACCAAAGATTCAACTTGGGGTGTCCGTGATTTTATAAAGAAGGCTGATCTTGAGAGTTCAGTTCATCTAAGAGATGATAGTTTCAGCATCAGATGCGATGTTACCGTCGTGAGGCGTATCCACAAAGGCAGTCGGTCTGTTTGGGTTCCTCCGAGCGACTTGCATCTGCATCTCGGCGACCTCCTAAAGAGCGCAGATGGAGTGGACGTGACCTTTCATGTCGGCGGGCAGACTTTCTCGGCTCATAGGTCCGTGCTTGCCGCCCGGTCATCCGTCTTCAGAGCAGAGCTCTTCGGCGCCATGAAGGAGAATGCCGGCGGTCCAATTGAGATCAGCGACATGGAAAGTGATGTGTTCAAGTCCCTGCTGCACTTCATATACACCGACTCACTCCTTGTTCATGAGACGACTCCTGGAGGTGATGCGCAAAGCAACGGCGCGATGGCTGGCCATCTACTGGTGGCGGCGGACAGGTACAACATCGAGAGGCTGAAGCTGATATGCGAGGAGAGGTTGTGCGACCTAATCGACAATGACATTGTGGCGACCACTTTAGCTCTAGCTGAGCAGCATGGCTTCCATAGAATCAAGCAAAGTTGTTTCGAGTTCCTCGCTTCTCCTTCCAATCTGGAGGCCATGATGGCAAGTGATGGCTACGAGCATCTCAAAAGAAGCTGCCCGTCTGTTCTCAAGGAGCTGGCTGCTAGCTTCCTGCCGGCCGAGCTGAAAGCAGTCAAAGATATTATCATGACAGTTTAG